ATTGAAGTATTAAAAGGCCCTTCGGCTACTCTATTTGGCAGCAGTTTAACCTCTTTTGGCGGTTTGCTTAACCGGGTAACCAAAAAGCCGTTTGAAACTTTCGGCGGCGAAATAGCTTATACCGTAGGTGGCTTTGGCTTAAGCAGGGTAACGGCCGATATCAACACGCCTTTAAATAAAGATAAAGGTTTGTTTTTACGTACCAATGTAGCCTATGACGATGAAGGCAGTTTCCAGGATGCCGGTTTTACCAAACGCTTTTTTGTGGCGCCTTCATTACTGTATAAGGTAAATGATCGCTTGTCGATATCCTTAGATGCCGAGATCTATACGCAGAAAGCCAATGACTTTAACCGCCTGTTCCCGGAGGCATCTTTCACCAAAACCAATCCACGCGATTTGGGTATCGACTGGACAAAATCATACAGCAGTAATGATTTATATGAAACCACGCCCTCTGTAAGTGTATACGGAAAAGTTGATTATAAGCTGTCTGACAACTGGACATCGCAAACCTCTTTTTCGCACACCAACTCCAGTGTGGAGGGCTATTGGAGCTATAACAGTATCCAGGGTGATAGCGTAGTATCACGTAACCCCGGTTATGAGCATACCAACTATAATTATACTGAAGTACAGCAAAATTTTAACGGAGATTTTAAAATAGGCAAGCTTCGCAACCGAATAGTAATCGGGCTGGATTATTACAATAGTACATCCAACAGTTCATCATTAACATTATACGGTTTTGACCAGGTGCGCATACAGGGAAAAGATCCGCGATATAATGAACTCACTAAAACATCATTGGATGCAGCGCTTTCTAAACAACCCTATAACAAAAGCGCAACCAGCCAAAGCACCTACAGTGCTTATGCTTCGGATGTTTTAAACCTAACCGATAATTTGCTGGCCATGGCCAGCCTGCGGGTTGATCATTTTGTAAACAACGGTAACAGAAACATTAACCAGGATACTATCACCGGCAAGTTTAACCAAACCGCATTTTCACCAAAATTGGGTTTGGTATACCAGATCGTTCCCCAGCATGTTTCATTGTTTGGAAATTACATGAACGGTTTTAGCAATAATGCACCAGTACGTCAGCCCGATGGCAGTTTCTCATCATTTAAACCAAGCCAGGCCAATCAATGGGAAGGCGGTGTAAAACTGGATTTGTTTGATGGTAAGCTGAACAGCACCCTGAGCTATTACCACA
This window of the Mucilaginibacter inviolabilis genome carries:
- a CDS encoding TonB-dependent receptor, whose translation is MNFISQFRFNKSGRNIFCRCIAAFLLFLFWLPSFAQSQSGSVKGSITSAGAKAEPLVSITIKGSTKGTHTDDNGFYQILNIKPGTYTLVIKHVGFVAQNKTIVVKPGEAVTADFILSEDNQALQEVVITSGYNKFAKKETGDVAKMPLKNLENPQVYNVVPKELLQDQVIVSYNDVLKNVTGVSQALVNGSNSFNLRGFFTTSYLRNGLQDNKTNSIEVANIERIEVLKGPSATLFGSSLTSFGGLLNRVTKKPFETFGGEIAYTVGGFGLSRVTADINTPLNKDKGLFLRTNVAYDDEGSFQDAGFTKRFFVAPSLLYKVNDRLSISLDAEIYTQKANDFNRLFPEASFTKTNPRDLGIDWTKSYSSNDLYETTPSVSVYGKVDYKLSDNWTSQTSFSHTNSSVEGYWSYNSIQGDSVVSRNPGYEHTNYNYTEVQQNFNGDFKIGKLRNRIVIGLDYYNSTSNSSSLTLYGFDQVRIQGKDPRYNELTKTSLDAALSKQPYNKSATSQSTYSAYASDVLNLTDNLLAMASLRVDHFVNNGNRNINQDTITGKFNQTAFSPKLGLVYQIVPQHVSLFGNYMNGFSNNAPVRQPDGSFSSFKPSQANQWEGGVKLDLFDGKLNSTLSYYHIKVSDVIHQDFTPGRSAYQVQDGGQLSKGFEAELIANPFRGFNLIAGYAYNDIYTINTNPDVDGLHQWTGPAQTANLWLSYHFLNTDLKGLGLGIGGNYNGKAYIQQSRSQGEFYMPSYTVLNAVISYDKPVYRVSLKMDNLTNKVYWGSYVSQMMPRRFSATVAFKL